One Mercenaria mercenaria strain notata chromosome 12, MADL_Memer_1, whole genome shotgun sequence DNA segment encodes these proteins:
- the LOC123535221 gene encoding acetylcholine receptor subunit alpha-1-B-like encodes MRKIYALVILAVTFIQCWKQAIGVSLPEVNLHKDLFSDYNPNVLPQENESQPLNVTLDMHLMSIDNIDEKRQTITIKAFLEIKWIDAFLRWDSTKYPGVSRISVKNTDLWIPDIALQDTFDELTDFGQAGGKANVKSDGLVTIWPYKTYTVACKISITKFPFDKQKCEFDFLSWSHPTSVLVLNTSQKKPDMTFFTVSGEWDLKGSEAKFVRQMYVTDSFDHVYFFFELQRKSLYHVMNVIIPVLCISVLNIISFLLPSESGERVTLSISIFITLAVFLTTVNSLMPESSDEVASFSIYLGLQLLGSAFNIFVTIISLNLFHHETSRAVPRILKAFVKGCCVKKTNAHYQIGTDASNENTVACLNDMPHERIQVGIECRPVTWKMVSRAVDKLCLISAVCWHIILAASLTISIQY; translated from the coding sequence ATGAGGAAAATATATGCACTTGTGATTCTCGCTGTTACATTTATTCAGTGTTGGAAGCAGGCGATAGGTGTAAGCCTTCCGGAGGTTAACTTGCACAAGGATTTATTTTCGGACTATAATCCAAATGTTTTGCCGCAAGAGAACGAATCGCAGCCATTAAATGTTACACTTGATATGCATTTGATGTCTATAGACAATATTGATGAGAAAAGGCAAACAATAACTATCAAGGCTTTTCTAGAAATAAAATGGATAGATGCCTTTCTTAGATGGGATTCTACAAAATATCCAGGAGTGTCGAGAATCAGTGTTAAAAATACTGATCTATGGATTCCAGATATTGCATTACAGGACACGTTTGATGAACTGACGGATTTTGGACAAGCTGGCGGAAAAGCTAATGTGAAAAGTGATGGTTTGGTAACTATCTGGccatataaaacatatacagttgcatgtaaaatttcaatAACAAAATTTCCATTTGACAAACAAAAGTGTGAATTTGATTTTCTTTCATGGAGCCATCCGACATCTGTACTTGTTTTAAACACCTCACAAAAGAAACCGGATATGACGTTTTTCACAGTAAGTGGTGAATGGGATCTTAAAGGAAGTGAAGCGAAATTTGTCAGACAAATGTACGTTACAGATTCCTTTGACcacgtgtattttttttttgaactgCAACGTAAATCTCTTTATCACGTTATGAACGTTATAATTCCAGTTCTGTGTATCtctgttttaaatatcatttcatttctaCTGCCATCAGAAAGTGGTGAGAGGGTAACTTTGTCCATATCAATATTTATCACACTTGCTGTATTTTTGACCACTGTCAACAGTTTGATGCCAGAGTCTTCTGATGAGGTCGCTTCATTTAGTATTTACTTAGGTCTGCAACTTCTTGGAAGCgcattcaatatctttgtcacCATTATCTCGTTAAATCTCTTTCACCACGAGACTAGTAGGGCTGTACCGAGAATACTAAAGGCATTCGTCAAAGGTTGCTGCGTTAAAAAGACAAACGCGCATTATCAGATTGGAACTGATGCATCAAACGAAAATACAGTAGCTTGCTTGAATGATATGCCACACGAACGCATTCAAGTTGGTATCGAATGTCGACCTGTGACATGGAAAATGGTGTCAAGAGCAGTTGACAAACTGTGTCTTATATCTGCAGTTTGCTGGCATATTATCCTTGCTGCAAGTCTTACGATAAGCATTCAGTACTAG